In Hydrogenovibrio marinus, a single genomic region encodes these proteins:
- a CDS encoding M23 family metallopeptidase — MSWPTSQWMNYRMHNNGFLSYMKKTIFVAGLALCQAVFAQTPGVEVEKGTLEQGGFVILKVSPGYEVSYKHHLLKPDAEGRVLIGFSRNDGVKQTLTLIESDGKKQKQTLKIAKRSYTVQRINGLPKNKVSPDKATLKLIYRDIAEAKAARKINLPTPYFDSGFDWPTKGIISGIYGSQRILNGKPRAPHLGVDIAAPQGTPLHAPADGKITLSADMVLSGHTVMIDHGYGLRSTVMHLHKVFVKQGDFVKKGQVIGEVGQTGRATGPHVHWGMSWFNVRLDPSLVLISDLKPGDKVSPSALVLNEKEPAMQASSK; from the coding sequence ATGAGTTGGCCAACCTCGCAATGGATGAATTATCGAATGCATAACAACGGATTTTTGTCTTATATGAAGAAAACGATTTTTGTCGCAGGCTTGGCGCTGTGCCAGGCGGTTTTTGCGCAAACACCCGGTGTTGAAGTTGAAAAAGGAACTTTGGAACAGGGTGGGTTTGTCATACTCAAAGTCTCTCCTGGTTATGAAGTAAGTTACAAACATCACTTGCTTAAGCCGGATGCAGAAGGTCGTGTACTGATCGGGTTTTCTCGAAACGATGGGGTTAAGCAAACACTAACGCTGATTGAGTCGGATGGCAAAAAGCAAAAACAAACGTTAAAAATTGCCAAGCGCAGTTATACGGTTCAGCGCATCAATGGTTTGCCTAAAAACAAAGTGTCACCTGATAAAGCTACTTTGAAGTTGATCTATCGTGACATTGCCGAGGCAAAAGCGGCGAGAAAAATCAATCTACCAACGCCTTATTTCGACAGCGGATTTGACTGGCCGACTAAAGGAATAATTAGCGGGATTTACGGCAGCCAACGCATTTTGAATGGCAAACCACGAGCCCCTCACTTGGGGGTTGATATCGCCGCACCGCAAGGCACGCCATTGCATGCACCGGCAGATGGAAAAATTACCTTGAGTGCAGACATGGTGCTGAGTGGTCATACGGTGATGATTGATCACGGTTATGGATTACGTTCAACAGTGATGCATTTACATAAGGTGTTTGTTAAACAAGGCGACTTTGTGAAAAAAGGACAGGTTATCGGTGAAGTCGGGCAAACGGGTCGAGCGACTGGGCCGCATGTTCATTGGGGAATGAGTTGGTTTAATGTCAGGCTGGATCCGTCGTTAGTGCTGATTTCAGATTTGAAGCCCGGTGATAAGGTATCACCGTCTGCCTTGGTATTGAATGAAAAAGAACCTGCAATGCAGGCCAGTTCCAAATAG
- the dnaQ gene encoding DNA polymerase III subunit epsilon — translation MRQIIMDTETTGLDPKSGDKIIEIGAVELVERKLTHKNYHQYIQPERDVPEDAIAVHGITNEFLEDKPIFSDVVDDFMAFVAGAELIIHNAPFDVGFINHELSQLKNNRWGKIEDHCTITDSLKMARKSFPGQRNTLDALCKRFGIDNSNRTLHGALLDSEILADVYLAMTGGQTALSLHEEYEGNVSGNVVQLDVNRPKLKVLKATDDELMRHQQKLEAISKKFGETLSW, via the coding sequence ATGCGTCAAATCATAATGGATACGGAGACCACCGGTCTTGACCCGAAAAGCGGTGACAAAATCATCGAAATCGGTGCCGTGGAACTCGTCGAAAGAAAACTGACCCACAAAAATTATCATCAATATATCCAGCCTGAGCGTGATGTGCCAGAAGATGCGATCGCCGTACACGGTATCACCAACGAATTTCTTGAAGATAAGCCTATTTTTTCAGATGTTGTCGATGACTTTATGGCGTTTGTCGCTGGTGCTGAGCTGATTATCCATAACGCACCCTTCGATGTCGGGTTCATCAACCATGAACTGTCTCAATTGAAGAATAACCGTTGGGGCAAAATTGAAGATCACTGTACCATTACTGACAGTTTGAAAATGGCGCGTAAGTCCTTCCCTGGGCAGCGCAATACGTTGGATGCCTTGTGCAAACGCTTCGGTATCGACAACTCCAACCGAACGCTCCACGGGGCTTTACTCGACTCCGAAATCCTAGCCGACGTCTACCTGGCGATGACAGGTGGACAAACTGCCCTATCACTCCATGAAGAATACGAAGGCAATGTATCAGGCAACGTTGTACAACTGGATGTCAATCGACCGAAGTTAAAAGTGCTGAAAGCAACCGATGATGAACTGATGCGCCACCAACAAAAGTTGGAAGCGATCAGTAAAAAATTTGGTGAAACGCTTAGCTGGTAG
- a CDS encoding FKBP-type peptidyl-prolyl cis-trans isomerase encodes MRIKNGSEVTFHYELRDESGELLDSTFGGEPVHYVHGEGEIIEGLEELLEGEEPGFEAKVTIPPEKGYGVTRQDLIVYASPENFDDNVEIKVGEVVETEDPDGEIIAFRIVEIDEDKVFLDGNHPLANQTLNYKVEVLEVA; translated from the coding sequence ATGAGAATTAAAAACGGTAGTGAAGTTACTTTTCATTATGAGCTACGCGATGAGTCAGGTGAACTATTGGATTCTACCTTCGGTGGTGAGCCAGTTCATTATGTACATGGTGAAGGTGAGATTATCGAAGGGTTGGAAGAGTTGCTAGAAGGTGAAGAGCCAGGGTTTGAAGCTAAGGTCACCATTCCACCCGAGAAAGGATATGGTGTAACGCGTCAGGACTTGATCGTCTATGCTTCTCCTGAAAACTTTGATGACAATGTTGAAATCAAGGTTGGTGAAGTTGTCGAAACGGAAGACCCTGATGGTGAAATCATCGCTTTCCGCATTGTAGAAATCGACGAAGACAAAGTTTTCCTAGATGGTAACCACCCATTGGCGAATCAAACCTTGAACTACAAAGTAGAAGTTTTGGAAGTTGCATAA
- a CDS encoding MBL fold metallo-hydrolase: MKIRQLFDYETWTYTYLLWDEDTKEAAAIDSVAEQVERDIQHIEELGLNVKYLLETHIHADHITGAGPIRKHTGAKIVVHKNSGSECADILAEEGDSFMLGQQSIRVLHTPGHTNNDITYQIDGAVFTGDTLLVRDCGRTDFQLGSNEAMYESLTEKLFKLSPDTLVFPAHDYKGFSQSTIGEEIEYNTRVGKGKSYEDFAVIMDNLNLPNPRKIDISVPGNMQCGNVA; the protein is encoded by the coding sequence ATGAAAATTCGTCAACTGTTTGATTACGAAACCTGGACTTACACCTACTTGCTATGGGATGAAGACACAAAAGAAGCTGCCGCCATTGACTCGGTTGCTGAACAGGTCGAACGTGATATCCAACACATCGAAGAACTGGGATTGAACGTTAAGTATTTGCTTGAGACCCATATCCATGCCGATCACATTACCGGTGCAGGTCCAATTCGCAAGCACACAGGCGCAAAAATCGTCGTACACAAAAACTCTGGTTCGGAGTGTGCTGACATTCTTGCCGAAGAAGGCGACAGCTTCATGCTTGGACAACAATCTATTCGGGTACTGCACACGCCAGGCCACACCAATAATGACATCACCTACCAAATCGACGGTGCCGTCTTTACAGGGGATACCCTGTTGGTAAGAGACTGTGGTCGTACCGACTTCCAATTAGGAAGCAATGAAGCCATGTATGAATCTCTGACAGAGAAGCTTTTCAAACTGTCACCTGACACCTTGGTTTTCCCTGCTCACGATTACAAAGGGTTTTCACAGTCGACTATCGGTGAAGAGATTGAGTACAACACAAGAGTGGGCAAAGGTAAGTCTTATGAAGACTTCGCGGTGATTATGGACAACCTTAATCTACCCAACCCAAGAAAAATTGACATCTCAGTGCCTGGCAATATGCAGTGTGGTAATGTCGCTTAG
- a CDS encoding peptidylprolyl isomerase produces the protein MNDTSQTFTKVKARHILVADEALCNSLKAQINSFEDFDRLAREYSTCPSAKVGGDLGIFGKGVMVPEFDEVVFSAPLNEVQGPVKTQFGYHLIWITNRK, from the coding sequence ATGAACGATACTTCTCAAACATTCACTAAAGTCAAAGCTCGCCATATCCTCGTGGCCGATGAAGCGCTGTGCAACTCACTTAAAGCACAAATTAACAGTTTTGAAGATTTTGATCGGCTAGCAAGAGAATACTCCACCTGCCCTTCTGCAAAAGTTGGCGGTGACTTGGGGATTTTCGGTAAAGGCGTGATGGTTCCGGAGTTTGACGAAGTAGTATTTTCAGCACCACTAAACGAAGTACAAGGTCCTGTCAAAACCCAATTTGGGTATCATCTTATTTGGATAACAAACCGAAAATAA